Proteins encoded together in one Meles meles chromosome 7, mMelMel3.1 paternal haplotype, whole genome shotgun sequence window:
- the AVPR1A gene encoding vasopressin V1a receptor isoform X2, with protein sequence MRVSGGPAAVSADNSSQWWPLSAGGANRSGEAEAPGGGRSPPGDVRDEELAKVEIAVLAVTFVVAVLGNSSVLVALHRTPRKTSRMHLFIRHLSLADLAVAFFQVLPQMCWDITYRFRGPDVLCRVVKHLQVFGMFVSPYMLVVMTADRYIAVCHPLKTLQQPTRRSRLMIAAAWVLSFVLSTPQYFVFSMVEVDNVTKAIDCWATFIQPWGPRAYVTWMTGGIFVAPVVILGTCYGFICYHIWRNVRGKTASRPGKGAEGASGALHKGFLLAPCISSVKTISRAKIRTVKMTFVIVTVYIVCWAPFFILQMWSVWDDKLVWVESENPAVTITALLASLNSCCNPWIYMFFSGHLLQDCIQSFPCCQSMKQTLNKDDSDSVSRRQTSYTNNRSPTNSMVTWKDSPKFSKSVKFIPVST encoded by the exons ATGCGTGTCTCCGGAGGTCCCGCCGCGGTGTCCGCGGACAACTCCAGCCAGTGGTGGCCTCTGTCCGCGGGTGGTGCCAACCGTAGCGGGGAAGCGGAGGCTCCCGGGGGAGGCCGCAGCCCTCCCGGGGACGTGCGCGACGAGGAGCTGGCCAAGGTGGAGATCGCCGTGCTGGCTGTGACTTTCGTGGTGGCAGTGCTGGGTAACAGCAGTGTGTTGGTCGCGCTGCACCGCACGCCCCGCAAGACGTCCCGCATGCACCTTTTCATCCGCCACCTCAGTCTAGCCGACCTAGCTGTCGCTTTCTTCCAGGTGCTGCCGCAGATGTGCTGGGATATCACCTACCGCTTCCGCGGACCCGACGTCCTGTGCCGCGTGGTGAAGCATCTGCAGGTGTTCGGCATGTTTGTATCGCCCTATATGCTGGTGGTCATGACCGCCGACCGCTACATCGCTGTGTGCCACCCGCTGAAAACGCTGCAACAGCCAACGCGCCGCTCGCGCCTCATGATCGCCGCTGCCTGGGTGCTGAGCTTCGTGCTTAGCACGCCACAGTACTTCGTCTTCTCCATGGTCGAGGTGGACAACGTCACCAAGGCCATCGACTGCTGGGCCACCTTCATCCAGCCTTGGGGTCCCCGCGCCTATGTGACTTGGATGACAGGTGGCATCTTCGTGGCGCCCGTGGTCATCCTGGGCACCTGCTATGGCTTCATCTGTTACCACATCTGGCGCAATGTCCGCGGAAAGACGGCTTCGCGCCCGGGAAAGGGCGCAGAGGGAGCGAGTGGCGCCCTTCATAAGGGGTTCCTGCTCGCGCCCTGTATCAGCAGCGTGAAAACCATTTCCCGCGCCAAGATCCGCACCGTGAAGATGACTTTTGTGATCGTGACAGTTTACATCGTTTGCTGGGCGCCCTTTTTCATCCTCCAGATGTGGTCTGTTTGGGATGACAAACTTGTCTGGGTCG AATCGGAAAACCCAGCCGTCACCATCACGGCATTACTAGCTTCCCTGAATAGTTGCTGCAATCCTTGGATCTACATGTTTTTCAGTGGCCATCTCCTGCAAGACTGCATCCAGAGTTTCCCATGCTGCCAAAGCATGAAGCAAACACTGAACAAAGATGATTCTGACAGTGTGAGCAGAAGACAGACTTCTTACACGAACAACCGAAGCCCGACCAACAGTATGGTAACATGGAAGGACTCGCCCAAGTTTTCCAAGTCCGTCAAGTTCATTCCTGTTTCCACCTGA
- the AVPR1A gene encoding vasopressin V1a receptor isoform X1 — translation MRVSGGPAAVSADNSSQWWPLSAGGANRSGEAEAPGGGRSPPGDVRDEELAKVLPQMCWDITYRFRGPDVLCRVVKHLQVFGMFVSPYMLVVMTADRYIAVCHPLKTLQQPTRRSRLMIAAAWVLSFVLSTPQYFVFSMVEVDNVTKAIDCWATFIQPWGPRAYVTWMTGGIFVAPVVILGTCYGFICYHIWRNVRGKTASRPGKGAEGASGALHKGFLLAPCISSVKTISRAKIRTVKMTFVIVTVYIVCWAPFFILQMWSVWDDKLVWVESENPAVTITALLASLNSCCNPWIYMFFSGHLLQDCIQSFPCCQSMKQTLNKDDSDSVSRRQTSYTNNRSPTNSMVTWKDSPKFSKSVKFIPVST, via the exons ATGCGTGTCTCCGGAGGTCCCGCCGCGGTGTCCGCGGACAACTCCAGCCAGTGGTGGCCTCTGTCCGCGGGTGGTGCCAACCGTAGCGGGGAAGCGGAGGCTCCCGGGGGAGGCCGCAGCCCTCCCGGGGACGTGCGCGACGAGGAGCTGGCCAAG GTGCTGCCGCAGATGTGCTGGGATATCACCTACCGCTTCCGCGGACCCGACGTCCTGTGCCGCGTGGTGAAGCATCTGCAGGTGTTCGGCATGTTTGTATCGCCCTATATGCTGGTGGTCATGACCGCCGACCGCTACATCGCTGTGTGCCACCCGCTGAAAACGCTGCAACAGCCAACGCGCCGCTCGCGCCTCATGATCGCCGCTGCCTGGGTGCTGAGCTTCGTGCTTAGCACGCCACAGTACTTCGTCTTCTCCATGGTCGAGGTGGACAACGTCACCAAGGCCATCGACTGCTGGGCCACCTTCATCCAGCCTTGGGGTCCCCGCGCCTATGTGACTTGGATGACAGGTGGCATCTTCGTGGCGCCCGTGGTCATCCTGGGCACCTGCTATGGCTTCATCTGTTACCACATCTGGCGCAATGTCCGCGGAAAGACGGCTTCGCGCCCGGGAAAGGGCGCAGAGGGAGCGAGTGGCGCCCTTCATAAGGGGTTCCTGCTCGCGCCCTGTATCAGCAGCGTGAAAACCATTTCCCGCGCCAAGATCCGCACCGTGAAGATGACTTTTGTGATCGTGACAGTTTACATCGTTTGCTGGGCGCCCTTTTTCATCCTCCAGATGTGGTCTGTTTGGGATGACAAACTTGTCTGGGTCG AATCGGAAAACCCAGCCGTCACCATCACGGCATTACTAGCTTCCCTGAATAGTTGCTGCAATCCTTGGATCTACATGTTTTTCAGTGGCCATCTCCTGCAAGACTGCATCCAGAGTTTCCCATGCTGCCAAAGCATGAAGCAAACACTGAACAAAGATGATTCTGACAGTGTGAGCAGAAGACAGACTTCTTACACGAACAACCGAAGCCCGACCAACAGTATGGTAACATGGAAGGACTCGCCCAAGTTTTCCAAGTCCGTCAAGTTCATTCCTGTTTCCACCTGA